A part of Abditibacteriota bacterium genomic DNA contains:
- a CDS encoding trypsin-like peptidase domain-containing protein produces MKKITAVLILLCCSAVLCAADMETVFEDLAEKTAPSTVLIQSEGEATVSAGGSPFGGFDFGLGDLFAPFTNPRKEVRKTVSSGTGFVVRQDGYIMTNAHVVADSSKVTVTLYNGKEYDGTVLLDSFSDLALVKIDATGLTPLAFADSDKLKVGQWVMAIGNPMGFENTVTVGVVSGLTREFSVGEGDSGTFYPDAIQTDATINPGNSGGPLINTSGQVIGVNAAIASTTGASIGIGFAIPANTAKFVMERLLSEGKVVRGFLGLAPANMTPYHKERLKVSEGVYVASVTDDSPAGRAGIKVEDVITAFDGKKVTSAIELRRAIQAAKPDTTVNVDLVRKGEKQTVKVTVGLLHSGDDNKTITGKIDLGMKVAELTPEVRNKLKLPSDFEGGVLVQQLLNGGAAAQAGIKAGDVILEIDGDEIKDVNAFNRIAASLKKGSHITVIVWRQGSTYACDLAV; encoded by the coding sequence ATGAAAAAGATAACAGCGGTCCTCATACTTTTGTGCTGCTCTGCCGTGCTGTGCGCGGCGGATATGGAAACCGTGTTTGAGGATCTGGCAGAAAAAACGGCGCCTTCCACGGTGCTGATACAGTCCGAGGGAGAGGCCACGGTGTCCGCCGGAGGCTCGCCCTTCGGAGGCTTTGATTTTGGCCTGGGAGACCTGTTCGCTCCCTTTACCAACCCCCGGAAGGAGGTCCGCAAGACCGTCAGCTCCGGCACCGGCTTTGTGGTGCGTCAGGACGGCTACATCATGACCAACGCCCACGTAGTGGCGGACTCGTCCAAGGTGACCGTGACGCTCTACAACGGCAAGGAATACGACGGCACCGTGCTGCTGGACAGCTTTTCCGACCTGGCGCTGGTGAAGATAGACGCCACAGGGCTGACTCCTCTGGCCTTTGCCGACTCGGACAAGCTGAAGGTGGGCCAGTGGGTCATGGCCATAGGCAACCCCATGGGCTTTGAAAACACTGTCACCGTAGGCGTGGTCAGCGGTCTGACCCGGGAATTCAGCGTGGGAGAAGGGGACTCCGGCACCTTTTATCCGGACGCCATCCAGACGGACGCCACCATCAACCCCGGCAACTCCGGCGGCCCTCTCATCAACACCTCCGGTCAGGTGATCGGGGTGAATGCGGCCATCGCTTCCACCACCGGCGCCAGCATAGGCATAGGCTTTGCCATCCCTGCCAACACGGCCAAATTTGTGATGGAAAGGCTGCTCTCGGAGGGCAAGGTGGTCAGAGGCTTCCTGGGCCTGGCGCCCGCCAACATGACCCCTTATCACAAGGAAAGGCTCAAGGTGTCCGAGGGAGTCTATGTGGCCAGCGTGACCGACGACAGTCCCGCGGGCAGAGCCGGCATCAAGGTGGAGGACGTCATCACCGCCTTTGACGGCAAAAAGGTGACCTCCGCCATAGAGCTCCGCAGGGCCATACAGGCTGCCAAGCCGGACACCACGGTGAACGTGGACCTGGTCCGCAAGGGCGAAAAGCAGACTGTGAAGGTGACCGTGGGCCTGCTGCATTCCGGCGATGACAACAAGACCATCACAGGCAAGATCGATCTGGGCATGAAGGTGGCGGAGCTGACCCCCGAGGTGAGAAACAAGCTGAAGCTGCCGTCAGACTTTGAGGGAGGCGTGCTGGTGCAGCAGCTGCTGAACGGCGGAGCCGCCGCTCAGGCGGGCATCAAGGCCGGCGACGTGATACTGGAGATAGACGGCGACGAGATCAAGGACGTGAACGCCTTCAACAGGATAGCCGCGTCCCTGAAAAAGGGCAGCCATATCACCGTGATAGTGTGGCGTCAGGGCAGCACCTACGCCTGCGACCTGGCTGTGTAG
- a CDS encoding flavodoxin: protein MKLKTLRPAMGVFAALLAVYLWAAALAGCSLKGKASEEASPAARSGNGALVVCFSLPGEQQGAGMIDNGNTEVVAEIIARQTGADIFRINPVRNNYYDKSYDELNETARREKEAAARPGYTGNPDLSKYDTVFIGSPVWWNDWPMIVYSFFDKNAEGLKGKTLVPFCTHEGPGLGGLDSALRGACPDSKVKTGLGVRSSDVLRDPGKTERTVRTWLEGLGY from the coding sequence TTGAAGCTGAAGACCCTGCGTCCTGCCATGGGCGTCTTTGCCGCCCTGCTCGCGGTATACCTGTGGGCCGCCGCGCTGGCAGGCTGCTCTCTCAAAGGAAAAGCCTCCGAAGAAGCCTCCCCCGCTGCCCGGTCCGGCAACGGCGCCCTGGTGGTATGCTTTTCCCTGCCCGGGGAACAGCAGGGAGCGGGTATGATCGACAACGGCAACACGGAGGTCGTGGCGGAGATCATAGCCCGGCAGACCGGCGCCGATATATTCCGCATCAATCCGGTCCGCAACAACTACTACGACAAGTCCTATGACGAGCTCAACGAGACAGCCCGCAGGGAAAAAGAGGCGGCAGCCCGTCCCGGATACACCGGCAATCCGGACCTGTCCAAATACGACACGGTCTTCATAGGCTCCCCCGTATGGTGGAACGACTGGCCCATGATCGTGTATTCCTTCTTCGACAAGAATGCCGAAGGCCTGAAGGGCAAGACCCTCGTTCCTTTTTGCACTCACGAGGGGCCGGGGCTTGGGGGCCTGGACTCCGCGCTGCGGGGGGCCTGCCCCGACAGCAAGGTGAAGACAGGCCTGGGGGTAAGGAGCTCCGACGTCCTCAGGGACCCCGGGAAGACAGAACGGACCGTCAGGACCTGGCTGGAGGGGCTGGGCTACTGA
- a CDS encoding sigma-70 family RNA polymerase sigma factor, translated as MTNQNILSMRRVDSVATEKEKQQQFAELVEIYRDKAFAVAYNMTLQNRDEAEDLVQEAFLRAYRFFDKYDPQKPFDNWLLTIMRNIQIDKVRRNPGFTVKSVDDDTYDSGGERYNFADEDQPTVEDNAISNDYSEKVMAVVNTMPEHFRTMVLLADAEGLSYEEIAEVTRTNVGTVRSRIHRGRKLLREKLVKAGLDKDVPDNV; from the coding sequence ATGACAAATCAAAACATCCTCTCTATGAGAAGAGTTGACTCTGTTGCCACCGAAAAAGAAAAGCAGCAGCAGTTTGCCGAGCTGGTAGAGATTTATCGTGACAAGGCCTTTGCAGTAGCTTACAACATGACGCTTCAGAACAGAGACGAGGCCGAGGATCTGGTGCAGGAAGCCTTTCTGAGAGCCTATCGTTTCTTCGATAAATACGACCCCCAAAAGCCTTTTGACAACTGGCTGCTGACCATAATGAGGAACATCCAGATAGACAAGGTCCGGAGAAATCCCGGCTTTACCGTGAAGTCTGTGGATGACGACACTTATGACAGCGGAGGGGAGAGATACAACTTTGCCGACGAAGATCAGCCGACCGTAGAGGACAACGCCATCAGCAACGATTATTCCGAAAAGGTCATGGCAGTGGTCAACACCATGCCCGAGCATTTCAGGACCATGGTGCTGCTGGCAGACGCCGAGGGCCTGAGCTATGAGGAGATAGCCGAGGTCACCCGGACCAACGTGGGCACGGTCCGCAGCCGCATCCACAGAGGCAGAAAGCTGCTCAGGGAAAAGCTGGTCAAGGCCGGTCTGGACAAAGATGTTCCCGACAACGTGTGA
- a CDS encoding alpha-mannosidase, with protein sequence MKNITQGLDLLSKRVTAPIERFRAEAAFAEKFARVSGREDWLPLIRQAVSHAEKADAGNAARRIEQAEDMLSPIGAAAKQHTIHLLGHAHIDMNWTWSTLETVTDCHDTFATALRLMEEYPDWVFAQSQVSVYKYIAEYYPELTEPIKERIREGRWEVTAACWTEIDDNLISGESYCRNLLYSKRWMREHYGVPFEDISIDWKADTFGHAWTLPGLMLEGGVTEFYHMRPGGQRWLARWQSPDGSEVLEFDDGKGCYVSPVTPAMADVMLDYLQETGLRDFLFVFGVGDHGGGPTRRHLDAALDMMTWPVFPTIRFSSSREYFDRIRASRDRIPVHRDEINFIFRGCYTSQSKVKRVNRAAENLIPEAEAVCALLGGTAGIAYPHSGFHRAWEHTMYNQFHDILAGSSEHAAMEDADCRFRETEALAGTARHRVLRNVAALLDTRSAFGDLPWDQKGVEAGFGEVRLPGRLSSHGGSSSVSDIFMVFNPTPRPVTGTVFTKLWNKALDPSRLTARDSGGSETPVQVTGSSQYVEHTGINAAFTAREVPPFGWKTYCIYEAEEPVTSSPEYHPNLFSFLPAAGSSTGVRQTGPFAMENDFVSIEIDPSTGGLTHYTDKKTGRDLVPPGKVLGYLEMACEVPHFMTGWFTAQEVTAEPVTGGRLVDDNDPAQSFDADVLSMVSSRRAPMRGPVIGSIRTIRAVGGSRVITEVILHADSGAVDFRIEARWRETGDGEKGVPVLKLVFPMGAEDSRAVYEIPNGCMERPRSREDVPALRWVDVGDDREGFTLLNDSKSGFSVYDGVLRAALIRSSYDPDPLPETGSHAMSFRLIPRGAFDPQAACSAAEEFCKPLSPVPAGMRSGPLACEHSEAKLLEGTVQIGAVKRAEEGDSIVIRLWETSGKDSRIRLWVNGAERWRFCNTLEEDTGAAADAPEGVISAVIPAFATRTIKVYRKGQG encoded by the coding sequence TTGAAAAACATCACACAGGGCCTTGACCTGCTTTCCAAAAGGGTGACGGCCCCCATAGAGCGCTTCAGGGCGGAGGCGGCTTTTGCGGAAAAATTTGCCCGTGTCTCCGGGCGGGAGGACTGGCTGCCCCTCATAAGGCAGGCGGTGTCCCATGCGGAGAAGGCGGACGCCGGGAACGCGGCCCGCAGGATAGAGCAGGCGGAGGACATGCTCTCCCCCATAGGCGCTGCCGCCAAGCAGCACACCATACACCTGCTGGGCCACGCCCACATAGACATGAATTGGACCTGGAGCACCCTGGAGACGGTCACCGACTGTCACGACACCTTTGCCACGGCGCTCAGGCTCATGGAGGAATATCCGGACTGGGTCTTTGCCCAGAGCCAGGTGTCCGTGTATAAATATATAGCGGAATACTACCCCGAGCTGACAGAGCCCATCAAAGAGAGGATACGGGAAGGGCGCTGGGAGGTGACGGCGGCCTGCTGGACGGAGATCGACGACAATCTCATATCCGGCGAGAGCTACTGCCGCAACCTGCTCTATTCCAAGCGCTGGATGCGGGAGCACTACGGCGTCCCTTTTGAGGATATATCCATAGACTGGAAGGCGGACACCTTTGGCCACGCCTGGACCCTGCCCGGGCTCATGCTGGAGGGAGGCGTCACGGAGTTTTATCACATGAGGCCCGGCGGGCAGCGCTGGCTGGCCCGGTGGCAGTCTCCCGACGGCAGCGAGGTGCTGGAGTTTGACGACGGCAAGGGCTGCTACGTGTCCCCGGTCACTCCCGCCATGGCGGACGTGATGCTGGACTACCTGCAGGAGACGGGCCTCCGGGACTTTCTCTTCGTCTTTGGCGTAGGCGACCACGGCGGCGGCCCCACCCGCCGGCATCTGGACGCCGCTCTGGACATGATGACCTGGCCCGTGTTTCCCACGATACGCTTTTCGTCCTCCCGGGAATACTTTGACAGGATCAGGGCCTCCCGGGACCGGATCCCGGTCCACCGGGACGAGATCAACTTCATATTCCGGGGCTGCTACACCTCCCAGAGCAAGGTTAAGCGCGTCAACCGGGCTGCCGAAAACCTCATTCCCGAAGCGGAAGCGGTCTGCGCCCTGCTGGGCGGGACCGCGGGCATAGCCTATCCCCACTCCGGCTTTCACAGAGCCTGGGAGCACACCATGTACAATCAGTTCCACGACATACTGGCGGGCTCCAGCGAGCACGCGGCCATGGAGGACGCGGACTGCCGCTTCAGAGAAACGGAGGCCCTGGCGGGCACTGCCCGGCACCGGGTGCTGCGAAACGTCGCAGCCCTGCTGGACACCAGGTCCGCCTTCGGCGATCTTCCCTGGGACCAAAAGGGCGTGGAGGCGGGCTTTGGCGAAGTGAGGCTGCCGGGCAGGCTGTCCTCCCACGGTGGCTCCAGCAGCGTCAGCGACATATTCATGGTCTTCAATCCCACTCCCCGGCCCGTCACGGGCACGGTCTTTACCAAGCTGTGGAACAAGGCTCTCGACCCCTCGCGGCTGACGGCCCGGGACTCCGGCGGCAGCGAGACGCCGGTGCAGGTCACCGGCTCCAGTCAGTACGTGGAGCACACCGGCATCAACGCAGCCTTCACGGCCCGGGAGGTGCCTCCCTTCGGCTGGAAGACCTACTGCATCTACGAGGCAGAGGAGCCCGTGACCTCCTCGCCGGAATACCACCCCAACCTGTTTTCGTTCCTGCCTGCCGCCGGCAGCTCCACCGGAGTGCGGCAGACCGGCCCCTTTGCCATGGAAAACGACTTTGTCTCCATAGAGATAGACCCCTCCACCGGAGGTCTGACGCACTACACGGACAAAAAGACCGGCAGGGATCTGGTGCCGCCGGGCAAGGTGCTGGGCTATCTGGAAATGGCCTGTGAGGTCCCCCACTTCATGACCGGCTGGTTCACGGCCCAGGAGGTGACCGCCGAACCTGTCACGGGAGGGCGTCTGGTGGACGACAACGACCCGGCCCAGAGCTTTGACGCGGACGTGCTGTCCATGGTATCCTCCCGCAGAGCGCCTATGAGAGGCCCGGTCATCGGCTCCATCAGGACCATCCGCGCCGTGGGCGGCTCCCGGGTGATCACAGAGGTCATCCTCCACGCCGATTCCGGAGCGGTGGACTTTAGGATAGAGGCCCGCTGGCGGGAGACCGGAGACGGCGAAAAGGGGGTGCCTGTCCTGAAGCTGGTGTTCCCCATGGGCGCAGAGGACTCCCGGGCCGTCTATGAGATACCCAACGGCTGCATGGAGAGGCCCCGGAGCCGGGAGGACGTGCCGGCTCTCAGATGGGTGGACGTGGGCGACGACCGGGAAGGCTTCACCCTCCTCAATGACTCAAAGAGCGGCTTTTCGGTGTATGACGGCGTGCTGCGGGCCGCTCTCATACGCTCCAGCTATGACCCGGACCCCCTGCCGGAAACGGGGAGCCACGCCATGAGCTTCAGGCTGATACCCCGGGGGGCCTTTGACCCTCAGGCAGCCTGCTCTGCGGCCGAAGAGTTTTGCAAGCCCCTGAGCCCCGTGCCCGCGGGCATGCGCTCCGGTCCCCTGGCCTGCGAGCACTCCGAAGCCAAGCTCCTGGAGGGCACAGTTCAGATAGGGGCTGTCAAGCGGGCGGAGGAGGGAGACTCCATAGTGATACGCCTGTGGGAGACCTCGGGCAAAGACTCCCGTATACGCCTGTGGGTAAACGGGGCGGAGCGCTGGCGCTTCTGCAACACTCTGGAAGAAGATACAGGCGCAGCCGCCGATGCCCCGGAGGGCGTGATATCCGCCGTGATACCCGCCTTTGCCACCAGGACCATCAAGGTATATCGCAAGGGCCAAGGATAA
- a CDS encoding prepilin-type N-terminal cleavage/methylation domain-containing protein, which yields MKRGFTLIELLVVIAIIAILAAILFPVFAQAREKARQTQCLSNFKQIGTATHMYCEDWDETMPSFYAGLYPYFSSTMPAPCGNGTANEPYVASMHGYSLHYLIVQNAMMPYVKNINLWFCPSADWKASNLGKGINDATTTAYRFCLCQDTYRTNVPVGTFVKPSQFVIWHEWKAYHRNKEGNTVTNNGRDPLAVNAAFADGHASLWKCETSNGTTWDFNWPAHYIDGAQVWVDTFASCSWDVGNN from the coding sequence ATGAAAAGAGGTTTTACACTCATCGAACTCTTGGTAGTGATCGCTATCATCGCCATCCTGGCAGCCATCCTCTTCCCTGTGTTCGCCCAGGCCAGAGAAAAGGCCCGCCAGACCCAGTGCCTTTCCAACTTCAAGCAGATAGGCACTGCCACCCATATGTATTGCGAGGACTGGGACGAGACCATGCCTTCCTTCTACGCGGGTCTGTATCCCTACTTCTCCTCCACTATGCCTGCTCCCTGCGGCAACGGGACTGCCAACGAGCCCTACGTGGCCAGCATGCACGGCTATTCTCTGCACTATCTCATCGTGCAGAACGCCATGATGCCCTACGTCAAGAACATCAATCTGTGGTTCTGCCCCTCCGCCGACTGGAAAGCCTCCAATCTGGGCAAGGGCATCAATGACGCCACCACCACCGCCTATCGCTTCTGCCTGTGCCAGGACACCTACAGGACCAACGTGCCCGTAGGCACCTTTGTCAAGCCCAGCCAGTTCGTTATCTGGCATGAGTGGAAGGCCTATCACCGCAACAAGGAAGGCAACACCGTGACCAACAACGGCAGAGACCCGCTGGCTGTCAACGCCGCCTTTGCGGACGGCCACGCCTCCCTGTGGAAGTGCGAGACCTCCAACGGCACCACCTGGGACTTCAACTGGCCCGCTCACTATATTGACGGCGCTCAGGTCTGGGTCGACACCTTTGCTTCCTGCAGCTGGGACGTGGGCAACAACTAA
- a CDS encoding zf-HC2 domain-containing protein: protein MMDCHRVKNLLNAYIDRELDPRTETAVRTHLVDCDKCYHEYLSFVSVKAAVANVKEAQPSEAFCNRLKGLFEDDEALQEELKRVKCICRHRHAFDLSVFRRHSTAFIAVAAVALAAACAGAMSAGITAGRSAPGRAVYTMSCSPEAELPEIALRRAGLTAVKAENGETRYRMRERLLMQSGVSSDTYKLYCVAYRSR from the coding sequence ATGATGGATTGTCACAGAGTCAAGAACCTGCTGAACGCCTACATAGACAGAGAGCTGGACCCCAGGACCGAGACCGCAGTCAGGACTCACCTGGTGGACTGCGATAAGTGCTATCACGAATATCTGTCCTTTGTGAGCGTCAAGGCTGCTGTGGCCAACGTCAAAGAGGCGCAGCCCAGCGAAGCGTTTTGCAACAGGCTGAAGGGCCTGTTTGAGGATGACGAAGCACTGCAGGAGGAGCTGAAACGCGTCAAATGCATATGCCGTCACAGGCATGCCTTTGACCTCTCGGTTTTCCGGCGTCACTCCACCGCTTTTATCGCGGTGGCGGCGGTGGCCCTGGCGGCCGCCTGCGCAGGAGCCATGTCCGCAGGGATCACTGCGGGACGCAGCGCTCCCGGAAGGGCGGTATATACCATGAGCTGTTCTCCGGAGGCGGAGCTGCCGGAGATAGCGCTGAGACGCGCGGGACTGACAGCGGTAAAGGCGGAAAACGGCGAGACGAGATACAGAATGCGCGAGAGGCTGCTGATGCAGTCGGGGGTATCCTCGGATACATACAAGCTATATTGCGTGGCATACAGAAGCCGTTGA
- a CDS encoding DUF4405 domain-containing protein, translating to MTYKRSILDLAMIALMPLLMAFALTGFGLHELLGTILFVLVILHNILNRSWYAALFRGRLTAGRAFGTAVNLCLVLAMVLLALSGYTLTGRLSLPLHAARRIHLIVSYWSFVLMCLHAGIHLRVPFDRLRSQRPAAARGLTAALCAAALWGLWAFVRQGYPGYMFGAVAFADFDLGSPLRFFGELAGIMVLFMLLGALGACLPGRKTT from the coding sequence ATGACATACAAGAGGAGCATCCTCGACCTGGCCATGATAGCCCTGATGCCCTTGCTGATGGCCTTTGCCCTCACGGGCTTCGGCCTTCACGAGCTGCTGGGCACCATTCTCTTCGTCCTGGTCATCCTGCACAACATCCTCAACAGGAGCTGGTACGCCGCCCTGTTCAGGGGCCGCCTGACTGCCGGGCGAGCCTTCGGCACGGCGGTCAACCTGTGCCTCGTCCTCGCCATGGTCCTGCTGGCCCTCAGCGGCTACACCCTGACGGGACGCCTGAGCCTGCCCCTGCACGCGGCCCGGCGCATTCACCTCATAGTGTCCTACTGGAGCTTCGTCCTCATGTGCCTCCACGCAGGCATCCATCTGCGGGTCCCCTTTGACCGGCTGCGCTCGCAGCGGCCGGCGGCAGCCCGGGGCCTGACGGCGGCCCTGTGCGCCGCTGCCCTCTGGGGCCTGTGGGCCTTTGTGCGGCAGGGCTATCCCGGCTATATGTTCGGCGCCGTGGCCTTTGCCGACTTTGACTTGGGCAGCCCCCTGCGCTTCTTTGGCGAGCTGGCGGGCATCATGGTCCTGTTTATGCTGCTGGGAGCCCTGGGCGCCTGCCTGCCCGGACGAAAGACCACATAA
- a CDS encoding DUF2628 domain-containing protein, which translates to MQPNYCAFCGSRLPGNAAFCPVCGKAVSLPAEAAGEEPCDGPDIYAFLSPGDEAYRNKFGICGCTGLRASWNWAAFFFGWLWFGYRKMYIQAVCALLATLFVGPLPIIFTLLLAGGFNWDHFQVNSFAATVMLVSLFASPAPILCGVLANGLYLRDLSERMSVARSFRRDDPDRKKYIDANSGVNTLFVLIAILLVLVPIMAITFYYAYGSDPVWQTRFFLERHCPELFPYSGPVSAYMGF; encoded by the coding sequence ATGCAGCCGAATTACTGCGCTTTCTGCGGCAGCCGCCTGCCCGGCAACGCCGCTTTCTGCCCCGTCTGCGGCAAAGCCGTTTCCCTCCCGGCAGAAGCTGCCGGCGAAGAGCCCTGCGACGGCCCGGACATATACGCCTTTCTGAGCCCCGGCGACGAAGCATACAGAAACAAGTTCGGCATCTGCGGCTGCACAGGCCTCCGGGCCTCCTGGAACTGGGCCGCCTTCTTTTTCGGCTGGCTGTGGTTCGGCTACAGGAAGATGTATATCCAGGCTGTATGCGCTTTACTCGCAACCCTCTTTGTCGGTCCTCTGCCCATCATCTTTACGCTTCTGCTGGCGGGCGGTTTCAATTGGGACCATTTCCAGGTCAACAGCTTCGCGGCGACAGTGATGCTGGTCAGCCTTTTTGCCAGCCCGGCGCCCATACTTTGCGGCGTGCTGGCCAACGGGCTTTATCTCCGGGACCTCAGTGAGCGTATGTCCGTAGCCCGCAGCTTCCGGAGAGACGATCCGGACAGGAAAAAGTATATAGACGCCAATTCCGGAGTCAACACACTCTTTGTACTCATAGCCATTTTGCTGGTGCTGGTCCCGATCATGGCGATCACGTTTTACTATGCATACGGCAGTGATCCCGTGTGGCAAACGAGGTTCTTTCTTGAAAGGCACTGTCCGGAGCTGTTCCCTTACTCCGGTCCCGTAAGCGCGTATATGGGCTTCTGA
- a CDS encoding zinc ribbon domain-containing protein → MQTCSDCGALLPDKAAFCPACGKDLGGGEGSGDGLGVFSFLRPEDKVYRNKFRAYGNTGLWISWNWAAYFFGWLWFGFRKMYLHAAMALIAYFFAGPLPVYMIILTTSRYPRINFCAAALLLSLFAGPAPLLFGILANGLYLRDLRERLSAARSFPDGDHKKQEYICRLAGVDRRYVLIGLALCIAGFLALMYYLATTCDPVGVFRLRLHRYLPDIFSRPQNVYHS, encoded by the coding sequence ATGCAAACCTGTTCTGACTGCGGCGCTCTGCTGCCGGACAAGGCCGCCTTCTGCCCCGCCTGCGGCAAAGACCTTGGCGGCGGAGAAGGGTCCGGCGACGGTCTCGGCGTATTCTCCTTTCTGAGGCCGGAAGACAAGGTCTACCGCAACAAATTCAGGGCTTACGGCAACACAGGCCTTTGGATCTCCTGGAACTGGGCCGCTTACTTTTTCGGCTGGCTGTGGTTCGGCTTCAGGAAGATGTATCTCCACGCCGCCATGGCGCTCATCGCATATTTCTTTGCGGGGCCTCTGCCCGTTTATATGATCATACTGACGACCTCGCGCTATCCCAGGATAAACTTTTGTGCGGCGGCCCTGTTGCTGAGCCTTTTTGCCGGTCCGGCGCCGCTCCTTTTCGGCATATTGGCCAACGGGCTTTATCTCCGGGATCTCAGGGAGCGCCTGTCCGCGGCCCGCAGCTTCCCGGACGGCGACCACAAAAAGCAGGAATATATCTGCCGCCTTGCCGGAGTTGACAGGCGGTATGTTCTCATAGGCCTTGCGTTGTGTATCGCCGGATTCCTTGCCCTGATGTATTACCTGGCCACCACCTGTGATCCCGTGGGAGTGTTCAGGCTGCGCCTGCACCGGTATCTGCCGGATATATTTTCCAGACCCCAGAACGTGTATCACTCCTGA